From Carassius auratus strain Wakin unplaced genomic scaffold, ASM336829v1 scaf_tig00216332, whole genome shotgun sequence, one genomic window encodes:
- the LOC113097589 gene encoding oxysterol-binding protein 1-like isoform X9, translating to MSEPKAPTPAPGDTYKGWLFKWTNYIKGYQRRWFVLSNGLLSYYRTQAEMGHTCRGTINLATANIAVEDSCNFVISNGGTQTYHLKASSEVERQRWITALELAKAKAFRMQAESDDSGDDSTSPGGGQGSGSRNSEVQSTLRTLGSKVEDLSTCNDLIAKHGSALQRSLSELEGVRLGGETSEKIRQVTERATLFRITSNAMINACRDFLALAQAHSKRWQKALQAEREQRVRLEETLEQLAKQHNHLERAFRGATVLPSSKSNPAIDSKGPVPVKGDVSDEDEENEFFDACEDVQEFITVPADPKYHRRSGSNVSGISSELGMDDGTTSLDEQSLGSNPESPQSREVVPVRKRRSRIPDKPNYSLNLWSIMKNCIGKELSKIPMPVNFNEPLSMLQRLSEDLEYYELLDRGAKCQSSLEQMCYVAAFTVSSYSTTVHRTGKPFNPLLGETFELDRGQESGYRSLCEQVSHHPPAAAHHAISERGWTLRQEIALASKFRGKYLSIMPLGSIHCIFEKSNNHYTWKKVTTTVHNIIVGKLWIDQSGEIDVVNHRTGDRCHLKFAPYSYFSRDVARKVTGVVTDKDGKAHYVLSGTWDEKMECSRVMQSSRGGENGTDGRQKTVYQTLKAKELWRKTPLPEGAENMYYFSTLALTLNEPEEGVAPTDSRRRPDQRLMEQGRWEEANAEKQRLEEKQRTVRREREREANHNGSPAEEVKEPADKGGHQDNYKPMWFERQVDPMTGEPTHIYRGGYWEAKEQGNWDSCPDIF from the exons ATGTCGGAGCCCAAAGCGCCCACCCCGGCCCCTGGGGACACCTATAAAGGCTGGCTCTTCAAATGGACTAATTACATAAAGGGATACCAAAGGCGCTGGTTCGTCCTGAGCAATGGCTTGCTGTCATACTACAG GACCCAGGCGGAGATGGGTCACACATGTCGGGGCACCATAAACCTGGCCACAGCCAATATCGCGGTGGAAGACTCATGCAATTTCGTCATCTCCAATGGCGGCACGCAGACATATCACCTGAAGGCCAGCTCGGAGGTGGAGCGGCAGCGGTGGATCACAGCACTGGAGCTGGCCAAAGCCAAAGCTTTCCGCATGCAGGCTGAGTCGG ATGACTCCGGGGATGACTCCACTTCTCCTGGAGGAGGTCAGGGCTCAGGCTCACGCAACTCAGAGGTGCAGTCCACCCTCCGGACGCTGGGCAGCAAGGTGGAGGATCTCAGCACCTGCAATGACCTCATCGCCAAACACGGCTCTGCACTTCAGCG GTCCTTGTCTGAGCTGGAGGGAGTTCGGCTGGGAGGAGAGACGAGTGAAAAGATTCGGCAGGTGACGGAGCGAGCCACTCTCTTCCGCATCACCTCCAACGCCATGATCAAC GCCTGCCGGGACTTCCTGGCGTTGGCCCAGGCTCACAGTAAGCGCTGGCAGAAAGCCCTGCAGGccgagagagagcagagagtgagACTGGAGGAGACGCTGGAGCAGCTCGCCAAACAACACAACCATCTGGAGAGAGCCTTCAGAGGAGCCACCGTACTGCCTTCATCCAAGAGCAACCCTGCCATAGACAGCAAAG GCCCAGTTCCAGTAAAAGGGGACGTCAGTGACGAGGACGAGGAGAATGAATTCTTTGATGCATGCGAGGACGTTCAAGAGTTTATCACTGTACCAGCAGACCCCAAATATCACAG GAGATCCGGCAGCAATGTCAGTGGAATCAGTAGTGAGCTGGGAATGGACGACGGGACGACGTCG CTAGATGAGCAGTCTCTGGGGTCCAATCCCGAATCTCCACAGTCCCGGGAAGTAGTGCCTGTGAGAAAGAGGCGGAGCCGAATCCCAGATAAACCAAATTACTCTCTCAATCTATGGAGCATCATGAAGAACTGTATCGGAAAAGAGCTCTCCAAAATCCCTATGCCT GTGAACTTCAACGAGCCCCTGTCTATGCTGCAGCGTCTCTCTGAGGATCTGGAGTACTACGAGCTGCTGGACCGGGGCGCCAAGTGCCAAAGCTCCCTTGAGCAGATGTGCTACGTAGCAGCTTTCACCGTGTCCTCTTACTCCACCACAGTTCACCGCACGGGCAAACCCTTCAACCCTCTGCTGGGCGAGACATTCGAGCTAGACCGGGGGCAGGAGAGCGGCTACAGGTCCCTCTGTGAGCAG GTAAGTCATCATCCTCCGGCTGCGGCACATCACGCGATCTCCGAGCGAGGCTGGACCCTGAGACAGGAGATCGCCCTGGCCAGCAAGTTCAGGGGAAAATATCTCTCCATCATGCCCCTGG GTTCAATTCATTGTATCTTTGAGAAGAGTAACAATCACTACACCTGGAAGAAAGTCACAACCACAGTGCACAATATCATTGTCGGGAAACTCTGGATAGATCAG TCGGGAGAAATAGATGTTGTGAACCACAGAACAGGGGACCGCTGTCATCTCAAGTTCGCGCCGTACAGCTACTTCTCCCGAGACGTGGCCAGAAAG GTCACGGGGGTGGTGACGGATAAGGACGGGAAAGCACACTATGTTCTGTCTGGGACGTGGGACGAGAAGATGGAATGCTCTCGTGTGATGCAGAGCAGCAGAGGGGGAGAGAACGGCACCGACGGGCGACAGAAAACCGTCTATCAGACGCTCAAAGCCAAAGAGCTGTGGAGGAAGACACCGCTGCC GGAAGGTGCTGAAAACATGTACTACTTCTCGACCCTGGCGTTGACATTGAATGAGCCGGAGGAGGGTGTAGCTCCCACGGACAGCCGGAGGCGGCCGGATCAGCGTCTGATGGAGCAGGGCCGCTGGGAAGAAGCCAACGCTGAGAAACAAAGACTGGAGGAGAAGCAGCGCACCGTCCgccgagagagggagagagaggccAACCACAACGGCAGCCCTGCAGAAGAAGTTAAGGAGCCAGCGGACAAGG GTGGTCACCAGGACAATTACAAGCCCATGTGGTTCGAGCGGCAGGTCGACCCGATGACAGGAGAGCCCACGCACATCTACAGAGGAGGATACTGGGAAGCTAAGGAGCAAGGCAACTGGGACTCCTGCCCGGATATCTTCTGA